Proteins found in one Nostoc sp. NIES-3756 genomic segment:
- a CDS encoding aromatic ring-hydroxylating dioxygenase subunit alpha, whose product MDANSQPIKLTHKPKIFNNLESFIEGWYWVIPSNNLEIGEVKSITILGRSLVIYRGQDKQVVICDAYCPHMGAHLGEGTVEDNELRCALHHWKFNDVGICVEIPCLEKPLPLKLKTWPTTEKYGIIWIWTGETPQQPLPFVPELEFLEYESFLGSQLVMNIHPHIMMLNVIDTQYFQGVQALDIGFEKQELNPNAIIFSKYRRQNQDLPIKKIYRPLCKNPIYSVCYWYGSTFTLTVGTELRRCYLMLAVRPIEKEQVEIQTIFFIKKRKGVYGWLFNRFMLWLSNSVMQELINNEIKILQTMQFNLKTPIQEDQSVMQLINHVERQKPLTWKTWLLARSPENDIKENQTKWREEFTND is encoded by the coding sequence ATGGATGCAAACTCTCAACCTATTAAACTGACTCATAAACCAAAAATTTTTAATAACTTAGAAAGTTTTATTGAGGGTTGGTATTGGGTAATACCATCTAATAATTTAGAAATAGGTGAAGTCAAATCTATCACTATTTTAGGTAGAAGTTTAGTAATTTATCGTGGACAGGATAAACAAGTAGTGATTTGTGATGCCTATTGTCCACATATGGGCGCTCATCTTGGTGAAGGTACAGTTGAGGATAATGAATTACGCTGTGCCTTGCATCACTGGAAATTTAATGATGTTGGTATATGTGTAGAGATTCCCTGTTTAGAAAAACCTCTACCTTTAAAGTTGAAAACTTGGCCGACGACGGAGAAATACGGCATAATTTGGATTTGGACTGGCGAAACTCCACAACAGCCTCTACCCTTCGTCCCAGAGTTGGAGTTTCTGGAATATGAAAGCTTTCTGGGTTCTCAATTAGTAATGAATATTCATCCTCATATTATGATGCTTAATGTTATTGATACCCAGTATTTCCAAGGCGTTCAAGCTTTAGATATTGGCTTTGAAAAGCAGGAATTAAATCCAAATGCCATCATTTTTAGTAAGTATAGAAGGCAAAACCAAGATTTACCAATTAAAAAAATATATCGTCCTTTATGTAAAAATCCTATCTATAGTGTCTGCTATTGGTACGGGAGTACTTTCACATTAACAGTAGGTACAGAGTTACGCCGTTGCTATTTAATGTTGGCTGTGCGTCCCATTGAGAAAGAACAGGTAGAAATACAAACTATATTTTTTATTAAGAAACGCAAAGGTGTTTATGGTTGGTTGTTTAACCGTTTTATGTTGTGGCTGAGTAATTCAGTAATGCAGGAATTAATTAATAATGAGATAAAAATTTTGCAGACTATGCAGTTTAATTTAAAGACTCCCATTCAGGAAGATCAATCGGTTATGCAGTTAATCAACCATGTGGAGCGACAAAAACCTTTAACTTGGAAGACTTGGTTATTAGCGCGATCGCCTGAAAATGATATAAAGGAAAATCAGACTAAGTGGCGAGAAGAATTTACTAACG